In the genome of Diabrotica undecimpunctata isolate CICGRU chromosome 2, icDiaUnde3, whole genome shotgun sequence, the window tttgcagtttaaatgtgtacatttttgatcgtaatccaataaaatgtgtaattattttCCCATTTGCCTCATCCTTCATTAATCcggggatttttttatttaacctttctatttcGTATGGGTTGTTTTCGGCATAGTCTGAGGTATCGAATTTACTTGGATGCGCCTTTAAAACCTCTCTATATGCATCTGAACATTGCAATTCATAAATAAAGCTATCTGTATCCATGTACAGCAATGAACAGTTTTTCTCTCCCATCGTTGGAAGCATAAAGTTGTAGTGAAAATCATACATACATAATTTGGATATATCGAGGATTGCTGCGCCTATATACAGGGGTTTATTAAAACATACCTCTGCTTTCTTTAGTTCAATGGCAACCAAATTTTCGCTAAAGATCGTACGACTGTGAAATCGACTACTTGCAATCAGATTTCTGGCTCCGTACCTTCCATGccattttttacataattttacaatACGATGACGTCTTATGTTCTCCATGGTCTTGCCGAACACAGCATTATTCAttaatttgaacaaatttttctcaaaactgtTGGTGGCTGCCGCCCGTAAATTTGTATTTAACTCGATATACGGTCGCAACCACGCAGATTGATTAAATATCAAAACTTtatgtatttttgttaaaattaacccGTTGGCTAATGCCTGTTTAAGATTTCTATAATGcataatatatttggttttgtgaTATAAAGTTGGTATTAACTTTGGCAATTTTGAACCCGGCGGAATGCGGTGTTCGGCAGCaaatggaaaatctttatgtTTGTCGTGTAATTCGCGTGGATACTCCAagtcaacttggaaaaaatagcCCTCCTTTGCATCATCCTGTATTGACATAATATCTATATGGCCTTCGGGAAGATTACCAACACCAAATTTGGTTACGTCTTCGATCCACTTGAATCCTCCTATTGGTAAAGCTTCACTCATGGCCCAGCCATACAGATTGTTTACATCTAAATAGAGGATGTACTTAGAGGGCCGTGTGGGATCATACGACGAAATGTATTTGTTGTTGGCCTCCGAATATCTGTTGCTACAAACAGATATCCCACCTCTTATGGCTTTTTCCATAAACAAGATCATATCCACATCTTTTAGCAATTCTAATTTACATTGTGTATATCTCAACATACAATCCCAAGTGTATCCTGGCATAGTATAATACCATGCTGGATCTAATTTATAtgtgtctcgacatttttgtcgaaactgctcaaacacatcagccaacagcagaatatctgtttttaaatacaaatcgcTGTATTCccccaaatttttacaattaaatttctgccaaacattttgggcatgagcatacttctcttcactaatgtattcattatttaacttattataaaaatggttaattgtgggtaaagaagtttcatccaatttttccaaactatcaatataatcgtaacaaaatactcctttacaagttaacaaattaaatgtatcattatctacttgactaaattctcgttttaaaatcttcttttctGATATATCTAAAAGAGATGCCAATTCATCAAGTGAAGCTCCCATAAATCTAAGTGAATCaataaatcgtaatttaatttgatgttcgtcagattgtaatgtaaatgaaatatatttttctttattaatgggAAGTAAGCTCAAGTGCCCATGCTTGCAAAGATCTATAATCATAAAATGCGAGTCGTAGCCACTAAAATTATGAAATACGATTGGGacgacaaacaattttttaaagttcaaattaCATGCTTGGTGCGCAAATCCCCGTACTTGTCCCGTAAAATGATCGTGATCTACAACAATTGTATCTGTAGCCAAAAAGCGTTTTTCGCAAATATGGCAAACAGTTGCCATATTTGTGTTGGGCTTTTCGACCATAGGTacaattgtctttattttggaatttacaaatttggaaatttcggccatttcttttgcgaaccactccatgcaattttcacctctatagctattaaaataagataaactatcatcgtaagcacatttcaaataataacctgcactaaaaggtacatgtttctgatattttgctGTTTTACTCAATGAGACATTTGAATctgtaaaattatgtaattgGCATTCAAAATCAGCATAAACTATAAACGGAGTTGTTTGTTTGTATGTAAAATTGCGAAAAGCCACATGGTCATATTTGGGAACAGTCATTTTGCATTTATTCACATCTGAACACATTTCTTCGTGCTCTGCTAGTTTGCTTTCGCtgtgaaaatagtttaaacaacgatcgcaaatatattttttacgtgtgtttttgtttaattgcgattttactaattttcctaaatctttaatccaacaataatgaaGGCGTATTTCAGTCTGATCATCATCATCTTCTGGAGGAGCATCGTAATCgtttaattttggaaaatatttatcttgtattAGGAGCAAATTAACatgcttttccatcttttgcggtGTCAGTCTGGCAGGTACTACTTCATAAAATTGTTTGTCCTTCACTACGTTTAATTCTAATGCAAACACATTGACAGATATGGCGTTtgatttttcgaattttgaaatttggtttATTGGCATTGGGCTTTCTAATTTATCCGTTTGCAAAACAGTAGAATAATGTGGATATTTCGAAACTCGTCCAGCATTTTTGTTAACAGGATACAGAGCGCTAACAATCGACCAATAAAAACAAGCCTGATCAACGTTATGCACATTAATACAAGCCTTTTTATTGCTAATCTCTTTTGGCAAGTCAATGAACGATGAACCGTTTCCTATTTCTACTTTATTAATATTGACTTCTAATGAGATTACTTTAGACAGAGCAGCACCCGAatctttttctgcaaattcagacagctttgtaaaaattttatccttaacattttcactaaaccaaagatgtaaatcggtcgatgtgtctataatagcatttttagtgttaaaatattttaaatctaaactttcggtatcactcgattttttaatgaattcgccgcaaaatgtagtattgactttaagaattctatttgtttttaaaataattttaatttttctactaaaaataatataacaatcattTAGGAACTGTGTTAAGTCCTTATGCACTAAATTAACTATAACTCCAGTTTTAATTCGACTAGCAAAACACGAAATGacattttcccatttaactctaTTGCGCAATTTTGAATTAAGCCCCAACCCAACGtacttattattaaaatttaaaataatttgtctaaaatgcttaaaatgtcctatgtaagtttgcaattttctaactgttcctacggatagtctattgtttttaattactttactacatctaaaaatttgactatttaaccgtcttgtccaaactttacgatctctttcagtgaatttatcgaaaattattttactaagcTTTTTAATAATGTGCATCAAATCATCAGACTGTTTAATCACTTGTTTTATATGCATGGCTATGGCTACTCACACAGACaaacaataagaaaaaatcaCTTACCTTATTCAACTATCTTAAAGGATGCTAGGAGTCTGCTTTTTCCAATATCAACTTCCCCTTCGTATATCAGCGAATAGTTTCCGCTGTTGAGGTCCGTTATTGCTGCTTGGTAGGCTTTGGTTACCCGCTGTGGTAAGAAAACAACGTCAGCGCCCAAATCCAGCAGAACTGTATCCCCAAATTGTGTTGTTACCACCTTTGCACTGTGAATGGTAAATTTTTCTCCAATTTGCagatctttaagtttttttattggcTTACGTTCTGCAACCAAGGATGAATTATTTAGTTTTGATAGATCCATCTACAACAACAATAGAACAAACTATAGTTTTTCCGCTTAACGTGAATGGAGAGATGCATTACATACTCGGCAATAGAGAAGAACCATATACTACAAGAAATCGAAATACGAATAGCGGAGAATACTTCTTATAAAAAATAGCAGACGTGAAATGTTTTACAACACCCAAATAgataaaaaggacataataaatacTGCATGAAATACGAACAGAGAGATGTACAATTCTCATAAAATACAATgataaaaaggacataataaatacataGAAATATACAAAAGACAAAAACCGCTTACCTTTATCAGATATATGTAAGTCACTGCACACCGTATTGACTACTGCGaacttgttgttgttgttgtatgTTTGCGATGCGAACTGTGACACCGTATGCGCTCCTCGGTCTTTTAAAGAACAGAGCAGCATATCGCCCCACGCGAGCCCAAGTTGCGTCAACCTAATGCGCGTACGGTACCATCAACTGATTCGTTTCATTGATAAGCAACACCTTGTGTTCTAGAAAtgctcatatttatatatttatttttatttcttcaactaATTTTTATGGTATACAATAAATAGATATTGCGGTAAGCGAATCGTTTTTATCAATTTAGAATTTTGTTAATGTGGTTGCTGATATCatcatacattttacaaaatgtagCAACTGCGGTTTTCTTTCCGGTGTACTTGTTTTtccaatgattaaaataaaatttgttatcacACTTGTTTACGTGTTTTGAATTATGCGGTACCGCGTTATCACGAGGCTTCATCCGGTTTTGCTAACAAATGCACTatcttttaacatatttaatatatttctgtatataatttcaattctttgattaatactaattttatccatataatacatgttttataaaaatacggttaatattacacaaaaacttcttcagtcagaagatgtgtgtgtgtttggatttttgtataaataactgtattaacaatttttggaaattagtataaatcaaggTGCTTGTCTGTTTACATGCCTTATtgtctaatgtaatgtaaataaacaatacttgtacatgtctatgtcttttttttaataaaaaactttcAGTGTTGTATATATAACTTGTAGTAACTATATATGTACTATATGTAActcaataataaaagatattttaatgaaagatATGTATATTTCTCCTACGCATTACTACTGAATATGTTCTACGTAGAATGTCACGTTTTATATGGCAagtttctagataaattttataaagatataaTTTGTATTAGTACAAGAGAATTGGGAATTTGACGTTGGTTCGTTTTATGATGTTTTTAGCCATAAATAATGATCGTATCGCACTTGGTCGGTAATTTTCGTAATATACATGAAAATACCTTTCTAATGGTATACTGCACGGAGCACTTGGTGCAAAATTGAGCGAGTTAGGGTTTGCTAGAGATCAAACTGCGATAAGAGATTTTTCTATGCCAATGGTTTTGTTTTACCgtcaataacaataaataagcatTTATAGTTCGACCAAGTTATTACAACGGCCGTTATGACACCTTACCATATATCTTTTGAACGGATAAGCGGAAATCGACGTATGACCCATCAAATTAAAGGATTTTGAATGATGAATTACATTGTGatgtctaatttaataaaattctatGTATAAGATCTCTTTGATACCCTGTTACATTCTgtatcgaatgtcacgtcatttcacgttctatgtcgaatgtcacgtcctgcgtcgaatgtcacgtcctgcgtcgaatgtcacataactgtcacgttctacgtcgaatgtcacgtcatttcacgttctgcatcgaatgtcacgtcctgcgtcgaatgtcacgtgacatttcacgttctacgtcgaatgtcacgtcgtGCGTCGAATTTCatgtgacatttcacgttctacgtcgaatgtcacgtcctgcgtcgaatgtcacgttctacgtcgaatgtcacgttctattaggcactgtacggacaagaagaagaagacgaagacgaagaagaagaagaatgttcatactaatcgttgacatggcttctgtgtcacctacgctttcatttgacacctcatacgtcaaaatcatgccaatagcaacaaagatacattctagcgcccatttggcaatgctgccatctttgttttttgtgtccccgtctcctccccgttccaacgagccctcgtacgtcacgatcggaccaatagaaacaaagatatgacgtaatgaccttttggcatgctccgatgcgcacggcacatactgcattcaaccccatttttcatcccctttccaacgagccctcgtacgtcatcctacgttaagccgtttggaacttacgaccgggggttgcgattttaggggatgcGATTTAGGGGATGAGCCAGGAAATACATAGCCTATCTActacttacatatatatatatatatatatatatatatatatatatatatatatatatatatatatatatatatatatatatatatatatatatttctttaataattactTAGTCTCTAAACTCTAAATTTTATTATGATTCGACATCACTAATTATAAACAAAACAGTAATAGCTTACCAACTTTTATGCatttatagttatttaaccaacaagtgtattaataagggcgattaataagggcgattaacaattgagatatattaacgcgcgagcgaagcgagtgcgttaatgttcgagattgttaatcgccattttaattcacgagttcgttacaaaacttttccgtcgaccatacttttcagaaataaaaatatcttagtttaaatttttatttacttaacgataaataatgacatacaatgacagacagtacttacagcggctatgtcatttaaaataattttttagtgggaatataaataggtaggtacctatatgtttgattgcctacaccacaggtcactgccaatcacagagcgttaaatgtggttaaattattatacaagcaatgtatgttgtgttgcctataataaaatcgttcaataatagaaaatcattcattaataggggccagtaatcaatgattttgagggtgttaaaagtaatcataaatggatggtcgacggaaaaagtAGCTTAAATTGCTCCTACAcaaaaacacattggaaattatttaataaatgatTCATAATCGTATTTAATGGGTAATATGATAATTAAGGATTGTAAAACTAATGTGTCAGCGACATTTGAAAGGTTGAAGCTTGTAATGTACTAGAAGAAACCTTCCGGTCTTATAAGGGACGGTAGGTTCAAATAGGTTAAATTTTTTTCATAGATTTTCCAAGGATTTTTCGATGACAGTATCTCCAATAACCGTgtttctcaaaattgtatttttaatttttcaagatttatcttatattttttatatccttGTTCTCATAATACATTTACAATAtactttttatcatttttaaatatacacTTTTTAATGTGTAGTTAATTTGTTGTATTCTGTGGTATCCTGATTTCGTTTCGCTTCTAACTCCAACGTTCAACACACGAAACTTTGTtgttaacataataaaatattattttgcaaTAAGATAACATAAAACAAACACtgtttatattttctaaaaattgcaatTAATGTCACTTTTTTCGCTAAATCATCAAGTTTATTATCTTCATTGAAGGAATGATAATTTTAAACTAACCATTTTAGTATGTTAATAACCTGGGTGCCCATATAAAAGAAAgcttttactttttttcttaCATGACGCATCATCGACGCATggttattagcgtgtatggattcatcatcatcatcactggctcgacaaccctttttgggtctttgcctgttccaggattcttctccattctgatctgtttcgtgctttttttctccagttttttatttttaaggttattatatcattttctatttgttctaagtatctcagtttcggtcttcctcttgttctttttcctactggcatctgtttgaatattttgtttggtatttcgccttcttccattctttctacatctcctatccaacgcagccgtcctattttaatgaatgttataatatccggatcctggtatattttgtatagttcagagttgtatcgtcttcgccatattccgttttcttttgtgcccttatatatgtgtcgcaagatttttctttcgaaggtggctatcaacgtttcctctcttttagtgagtgtccaggtttctgagccatatgtgagtaccggtcttattagggttttatatatttggcattttatctttcttgcgacgttatctgatcttaggtgtctaattaagccatggtaacatttatttgcaataaatattcgcctcttcacttcctccgtaacgttattatcagacgtgactagggatcccaagtatataaagttttttaccccctctatgttgtattttcctattgttatattttgtggctgccttatttctgcgtttttacttacctgcatatattttgttttagtctgattgattttaagaccactattttgtgcagctcgttctatttggttgtatgcctctatcatttctcttcttgatcttgcgattatgtcaacatcatctgcaaatgctagtatttgcacgcttt includes:
- the LOC140433076 gene encoding uncharacterized protein: MHIKQVIKQSDDLMHIIKKLSKIIFDKFTERDRKVWTRRLNSQIFRCSKVIKNNRLSVGTVRKLQTYIGHFKHFRQIILNFNNKYVGLGLNSKLRNRVKWENVISCFASRIKTGVIVNLVHKDLTQFLNDCYIIFSRKIKIILKTNRILKVNTTFCGEFIKKSSDTESLDLKYFNTKNAIIDTSTDLHLWFSENVKDKIFTKLSEFAEKDSGAALSKVISLEVNINKVEIGNGSSFIDLPKEISNKKACINVHNVDQACFYWSIVSALYPVNKNAGRVSKYPHYSTVLQTDKLESPMPINQISKFEKSNAISVNVFALELNVVKDKQFYEVVPARLTPQKMEKHVNLLLIQDKYFPKLNDYDAPPEDDDDQTEIRLHYCWIKDLGKLVKSQLNKNTRKKYICDRCLNYFHSESKLAEHEEMCSDVNKCKMTVPKYDHVAFRNFTYKQTTPFIVYADFECQLHNFTDSNVSLSKTAKYQKHVPFSAGYYLKCAYDDSLSYFNSYRGENCMEWFAKEMAEISKFVNSKIKTIVPMVEKPNTNMATVCHICEKRFLATDTIVVDHDHFTGQVRGFAHQACNLNFKKLFVVPIVFHNFSGYDSHFMIIDLCKHGHLSLLPINKEKYISFTLQSDEHQIKLRFIDSLRFMGASLDELASLLDISEKKILKREFSQVDNDTFNLLTCKGVFCYDYIDSLEKLDETSLPTINHFYNKLNNEYISEEKYAHAQNVWQKFNCKNLGEYSDLYLKTDILLLADVFEQFRQKCRDTYKLDPAWYYTMPGYTWDCMLRYTQCKLELLKDVDMILFMEKAIRGGISVCSNRYSEANNKYISSYDPTRPSKYILYLDVNNLYGWAMSEALPIGGFKWIEDVTKFGVGNLPEGHIDIMSIQDDAKEGYFFQVDLEYPRELHDKHKDFPFAAEHRIPPGSKLPKLIPTLYHKTKYIMHYRNLKQALANGLILTKIHKVLIFNQSAWLRPYIELNTNLRAAATNSFEKNLFKLMNNAVFGKTMENIRRHRIVKLCKKWHGRYGARNLIASSRFHSRTIFSENLVAIELKKAEVCFNKPLYIGAAILDISKLCMYDFHYNFMLPTMGEKNCSLLYMDTDSFIYELQCSDAYREVLKAHPSKFDTSDYAENNPYEIESSLMIATISLSRDVLPASFEATNSLRRSTNSFGSSQ